The Brachypodium distachyon strain Bd21 chromosome 4, Brachypodium_distachyon_v3.0, whole genome shotgun sequence nucleotide sequence GTTTGACTCCACTAACTATTAAAGCAACGCCTCCTTGCATTTTCAATGGAGATCGACCAAACCATCAATCCGTCATGAATGTACGAGATTCCCATGACCGGAGTTCCGAACCAGCCTAGAAAGAGGAGCTAAAAAGCATCCGGTTGAGGAAACATAGCCTAATTAAGGCCCTGCTTTGACTGTACTCAGAGGATTGGTATAGTTCAATTTTGAAGGATTGGTACAGTTCAATTTTGAAGGGAGCTGAACTAAATATCATCAGTCCCTCATAAAAAATACAACTTTCCAAGTGGGACCGAGAGGAGAATTCTACAATATCATGGGATATTTCAAAAAGATAATCGAACTGTTGGCAAAATCATTTAGTCCTTTAAGTCTCTCTTTGTTTCATGTATCTTTGTCCCTCAGTCTTCCGAAACCGGGCAACTTGGGTCCCTCACACATCTTGAAGTGGTTTCGTCAATGATGGTTGTTTTTATTGCTGGTTGTCTCGTCAGTTTTTTCCTCCTTTATTGcttttatttattattatgGCACCAGATGACCGGAAGCAAAAGAAACTCTGCCCAAGCACCCGATGCATGCCatctggaagaaaaaaaaacggttttttttcctctctaaGCACTGATGCACCAAGCAAACAGCTGATCCTAGGCAGCTTCGAGGGAAGCTCCAGTCCAGCCATGCGCACATTGCCCTTGTAGTTGTAGTCTTGTACCAGGTGCTCTGCCCGTGCTCTGGAGACGAGACCGAGAATTGCCTGCTCTTCTTGGTACATTCATTGAATGGTGACTCAGAAAGTCAGAATCATGCAAGTGGCCTGTACTATGTATGTACGCACGTATCTCAGCATCTCCAAGATGGATTAGCTTGACTGGCGGCTTGGCTTGCAATTGGCATTATCTTTACACACCCATCATGACCGCGTGCAGCATTATTATCTGAAAAACAATTAAGTAACCACTGCTGCAGGAGCCGCCGGAGCGACCTATAAATCGAGGAAACGTTTGGGTCTCTGGTAAACAGCAGAACGCTAGTTTCCTCGATCATCCTTTTTGATTGCTCAGCCCTTGATTGATCCGGCTGGCCGGGTATCTCGAGCTGTAAGCATCTCGGTCGTCTTGTTTATATAGTGTGCTTTTCCATCTCCATTTAATATCTGTGTTTCCGGCTGCAATTTGTGATACTTGGGGAGTTGGGACCTTTCTGATCAGAGTGCATCTCATCGTTGTATGAAATATTCTGCATTTTCCTTGAGGATATACAGTCTGAATTTCTTCCGAAGGGCATACAGTCTGAATTTCTTGAGGGGTCCATGTAGGGCAAAACAGTGCAGGCTTCACATGTCAGTGAGGCCTAGAAAGATAAACTGGATTCCATTTCAAACGCGCGAGGCTATTAATTTTGCTGAAATTTCGCTAGGCCTCGGAATTTAAACTAATTTGAGCCTGGCCCCCAAAAAGCTTATGTAAACTTGCTATATCCTAGAGTCCAgtatcttgttcttgttttatGAATGAGAACCCAGTAATTAACTTGTGCTGGACAAATCCTGCTATAGTTTTGATAAATTTTGGTGGAATGTCAAACACCCACCAGTAATTGTTTCTGAAATTTCGGTCATTTTGGTGGGTACCAGTAATTGTTTCAGTAACTGTGCTGGACAACATTTTTCTCTGTAAAGACTAACAATGTAGTTAGTATAAATCTAAATTGCCCTCCTTTATATCTGTCATTTCCcatttttaaccaaattttCCTTCTATTTATCCATGGATGATAATTATATATAGGAGGCAATCATGAAGGTAACGCCAATAATCAGATTATTTTTCATGGTGCTCATGGCTTCATGTGCAAATATTGTCAACTGCAGCTCCTTGTCTGGAAATGAGACAGACCGGTTGTCACTTATTGAATTCAAGAAGGCGATCAGTTTCGATCTGCAGCAAGCTTTGATCTCCTGGAATGACAGCATCCCCTTCTGTAATTGGGAAGGCGTTCGTTGCACTATGAAGAATCCATGCCGGGTCACTTCTCTTGACCTTACAAACCGAGGTTTAGTTGGACAAATCTCTCCTTCGCTTGGAAACTTATCATTCCTACAAAACCTACACCTGCCGAAAAATGCATTCGCTGCAGACATCCCTCCTTCCCTTGGTCACCTTCGTCGCCTTCGGTATCTCTACTTGACTAATAACACACTGCAAGGAAGGATACCAAACTTTGCAAACTGTTCACATCTCAAGGTCCTATGGCTAGATCGCAATAATCTAGTCGGACAAATTCCTACAGAATGGCCTCCTAACCTTCAAGAGCTGAACCTTGCAAACAATAATCTCAGTGGAACCATCCCTCCTTCTCTAGCCAACATCACCACGCTTGAATCTTTTCACTGCGGGTTAAATAATCTCGTGGGCAATGTTCCGAATAGTTTCGCAAAGTTTTCCAGAcaaaagtacttgtttgtGAGTGCCAATAGGCTGACAGGTAGATTTCAACAAGCCATCTTAAATATTTCTACTCTTGTTGATCTCAGTCTTACTGAAAATCAAATAACTGGGGAGTTACCATCTAATCTCGGCAACCATCTACCCAATCTCCAACGTCTCTTTTTAGCCGCCAACTTATTCCAAGGGTATATCCCCAATTTGTTTATAACTGCTTCGAAGCTAACCCTTCTTGATATGTCAAGAAATAATTTTACAGGGGTGGTGCCAAGCTCCATTGGCAAACTAACCAAACTGTCTTGGTTAAATCTAGAGTTCAATAAACTCGAAACACATAACAAGCAAGATTGGAAGTTTAGGGACAGCCTAGCCAACTGCACAGAGCTACAAATATTTTCAATACATGGAAATCGTCTTGAAGGCCATGTACCAGCTTCACTGGGTAACCTTTCTGTTAATCTTCGCAGTTTATATCTGGGAGACAATGAACTATCAGGCAATTTTCCTGCTGGGTTAGCCACTCTTCCCAACTTGAACCTTTTAGAATTGCAAAGGAACCATTTTACAGGCATGGTGCCCGAATGGATTGGGAATCTCAAGAATTTACAGCAAATACTATTACATGGCAACAAATTTACCGGGTTTATTCCAGAATcagtttcaaatttgtctctATTGGTGCAAATCTTTCTAGACTCTAATAAGTTTGGTGGTCACCTGCCCCCAAGCCTTGGAAACCTCCAAATGCTTCAAACGTTTTCAATTTTCAACAACAGCTTTATTGGTGGAGTACCAAAGAAGATCTTTCAAATTCCTACACTATACGACATTGATTTATCTTTCAATAACCTTGTTGGACAACTTCGTACCGACATTGGCAATGCCAAGCAACTGGTAAATTTGGCACTTTCGTCAAATAAACTATCTGGAGATGTTCCAAACACTCTAGGTAATTGTGAAAGCTTGGAAAATATTCTGTTTGGCTCAAACATTTTCAGCGGAAGTATTCCCATTTCATTAGGCAATATCAGGAGCCTAAAAGTTCTAAACTTTTCAGACAATAACCTATCTGGGCCAATACCAGCATATCTTGGCAACTTAAAACTTCTTGAGAAACTTGATTTGTCATTCAACCATCTTGAGGGGGAGGTCCCAAAAAATGGAATCTTCAGCAATGCAACTGCCATAAAGATTGATGCAAATCATAGGCTTTATGGTGGGATACAGGAGCTACACCTACTTGCTTGTTCGGTTATGCGTTCAAATTTATCGAAGTACAAGCTTTCCTTTGTACTTAAACTTGTAATCCCAGTGGTCAGCATGGTGTCACTTGTCATGGTCATAGTTCTCCAAGTGTTCTGGAGGAGGAAACACAAAAAGAGATCTCTTTCTTTGCCATCATATGGTCAAGGATTTCCCAAAGTTTCTTTCATTGATCTAGCCAGAGCAACAGATGGGTTCTCAACAGCTAAGATGATTGGCAGAGGGAGCTATGGTGCTGTGTATGAAGGAAAACTATTTCCAGATGGAAATTATGTTGCAATAAAAGTCTTCAACCTGGAGACAACAGGATCGCAAAAAAGCTTCATTGCGGAATGTAATGCTTTAAGAAGTGTGCGGCACCGTAATTTGGTCCACGTATTAACTGCATGCTCAAGCATTGACTCGAATGGGAATGATTTCAAAGCTCTAGTGTATGAGTTCATGCCTCGAGGAGACTTGCATAAACTACTATACTCAATTCAAGATGAAAGCACTTCTGAGTTGAGCCATATTACAGTAGCTCAAAGGCTAAGCATTGTTGTGGATGTAGCGGATGCATTGGAGTACCTACACCATAACAGCCAGGAAACAATTGTTCATTGTGACATGAAGCCTAGCAACATTCTTTTGGATGACAATTTGACAGCTCATGTTGGAGATTTTGGTCTTGCAAAGTTCAAAGTTGACTCAGTGGTGCCAAATCCTGCTGACCCATACTCAACTTCTTCCATTGCAATAAGGGGAACGATTGGATATGTTGCTCCAGGTAGTATTGATAGTTCATGTTACATTGTCCTACTCATTGAATTGGGAATGACTTCTCCTCATGCTAACAATTGGATTAAATTATTCTTGTGTGTGGACTACAGAGTGTGCAACAGGTGGCCATGTTTCGAGCGCCAGCGATGTCTACAGCTTTGGAATCGTTCTACTTGAAATATTCTTACGGAAGAGGCCGACAGATGATATGTTTAAAGATGGACTGAACATTGCAAAATTCGTTGAGATGAACTTTCTAGCCAGGATAGCACAGATTATTGACCCTGAATTACTTCAAGATCCCGCAGCCACAAAGGAAAGTTACTGGGAATTTTTAGTCTCAATGCTAAACATTGGACTTTGCTGCACCAAGTTGTCGCCCAACGAGCGCcccatgatgcaggaagtgGCTCCAAGGTTGCATGGAATTAAGGACTCATATCTCAGAGGGAACTAAGGTACACACTAGTTTGGTCTTTGGTGCTGGTTTAAGTGCGGTTACACATTTTATTATTTGAGCTTACTCCTCATTGTAATACTTCTAAATGATTGCAATTTTCGCTTGCAGCTCCCTAGCATCCGCACAGAACACTTTGTGGATGAGTTTCATTCAGTATGTGGGGATGGTTTAGATTTTAGAAAAACTTAAGGTGGGAACTATCATCAACTTCAATTGGAACACAGCATTGAGGTGCAGCTAGTGTGCTTGTTGTTAAGGAAATTAAGCTAGTGTCCATTGGATGCACCTGGTATTGAAAAGGCAGACCTTTTGTT carries:
- the LOC100823619 gene encoding putative receptor-like protein kinase At3g47110; its protein translation is MKVTPIIRLFFMVLMASCANIVNCSSLSGNETDRLSLIEFKKAISFDLQQALISWNDSIPFCNWEGVRCTMKNPCRVTSLDLTNRGLVGQISPSLGNLSFLQNLHLPKNAFAADIPPSLGHLRRLRYLYLTNNTLQGRIPNFANCSHLKVLWLDRNNLVGQIPTEWPPNLQELNLANNNLSGTIPPSLANITTLESFHCGLNNLVGNVPNSFAKFSRQKYLFVSANRLTGRFQQAILNISTLVDLSLTENQITGELPSNLGNHLPNLQRLFLAANLFQGYIPNLFITASKLTLLDMSRNNFTGVVPSSIGKLTKLSWLNLEFNKLETHNKQDWKFRDSLANCTELQIFSIHGNRLEGHVPASLGNLSVNLRSLYLGDNELSGNFPAGLATLPNLNLLELQRNHFTGMVPEWIGNLKNLQQILLHGNKFTGFIPESVSNLSLLVQIFLDSNKFGGHLPPSLGNLQMLQTFSIFNNSFIGGVPKKIFQIPTLYDIDLSFNNLVGQLRTDIGNAKQLVNLALSSNKLSGDVPNTLGNCESLENILFGSNIFSGSIPISLGNIRSLKVLNFSDNNLSGPIPAYLGNLKLLEKLDLSFNHLEGEVPKNGIFSNATAIKIDANHRLYGGIQELHLLACSVMRSNLSKYKLSFVLKLVIPVVSMVSLVMVIVLQVFWRRKHKKRSLSLPSYGQGFPKVSFIDLARATDGFSTAKMIGRGSYGAVYEGKLFPDGNYVAIKVFNLETTGSQKSFIAECNALRSVRHRNLVHVLTACSSIDSNGNDFKALVYEFMPRGDLHKLLYSIQDESTSELSHITVAQRLSIVVDVADALEYLHHNSQETIVHCDMKPSNILLDDNLTAHVGDFGLAKFKVDSVVPNPADPYSTSSIAIRGTIGYVAPECATGGHVSSASDVYSFGIVLLEIFLRKRPTDDMFKDGLNIAKFVEMNFLARIAQIIDPELLQDPAATKESYWEFLVSMLNIGLCCTKLSPNERPMMQEVAPRLHGIKDSYLRGN